The nucleotide window TTAGTTGATAATATAACTCTCCTGGACTAATAGCGGCCAATTTTTTTAAGGTTTCTTGGGGAGATAAATCACTTTTGGCTAATAATGTAGGATTAGTAGTAATTCCTTTTACCCATCCAAATTTTAGAGCAATTTCTGCTTCTGTAATTAGGGCTGAATCGAGATAAATCATAAATAGAAGTATGAGACTATAGAGATAATTTGGGAGCAGATGGGTTATGATCCAGTTAACCTATCTCAAGTTTAATTACAGATCTTAAACTATAGTGTATTAAACAAGTCTTTTTTGAGAGTGTCAATCTGGATTTAAATCGCTATGAATGAACCTGTACTCGAAGTCCGCAACCTACAAGTTAAATTTACTAACGATCATCAGGACGTTTTAGCAGTCGATGAGATTAGCTTTAGCGTCAATCGGGGAGAAGTTTTAGGGATAGTCGGGGAATCAGGTTCAGGGAAATCTGTTACCTCATTGGCGGTAATGGGGTTAATTCCTACCCCAGGCAAAATTTCCGGGGGTGAAATTTGGTTTCGTACAGAAAACGAAGCTAAACCCGTTAACTTATTGAATGTGGATGAAAATATCAGACGGGAATATCGTGGGGGACAAATTGCCATGATTTTCCAAGAACCCATGAGTTCTCTTAATCCAGTTTATACCATAGGATTTCAAATTACAGAAGCGATCCGGCTTCATCAACGAGTAAATCAAGAACAGGCCGAATGTCAAGCGATCGACCTCTTACAAGAAGTGAAACTCCTTGCGAGTGATGAACAATTACAAGAGCAATATTTAAATAAAATACAATCAACTTATAATCCGCAACAAGGATCGCCCCAGCTTACTCAAGAAATTAAAACCTATATTGCACAGCAAAAGCAAGCCATCCTCAAACGGTATCCCCATGAACTTTCGGGGGGACAATTGCAACGGGTGATGATAGCGATGGCAATTTCCTGTAATCCTACCCTTTTAATTGCCGATGAACCGACAACCGCTTTAGATGTGACGGTACAAGCAACCATATTAAATTTATTGCGGCATCTGTGCAAAGAACGGAATATGTCGATGATGTTTATCTCTCATGATTTAGGAGTGATTGCCAATATTGCTGATCAGGTGGCGGTCATGTATCGAGGTAAAATCGTTGAGAATGGAAGTATTGGGCAAATTTTAGTCAATCCACACCATCCCTACACCAAAGGATTATTAAATTGTCGTCCTGAAATTGATAAAGTGGTGAAGAAATTAGCCACTGTTTCTGATTATATGGAGGAAGTTAAAGATCCTGTTACGGGAGAAATGAGCATAGAACCCAAACAGGGGGTAACAGTTTCTTCTATTTCCGAAAGCGAAGAGAAACAAAGATTAATCAAAGAGCAACAAAAAAGATTAGAAAAGTTACAAAAGCAAGAAGATATTTTATCAGTTGAAAATGTACGGGTTTATTTTCCGGTTAAGGGAGTATTTGGGAAAGCTAAAGATGTTTTTAAAGCGGTAGATGATGTGAGTTTTATCGTGAAACGGGGAGAAACATTAGGATTAGTGGGAGAGTCCGGCTGTGGAAAATCTACCTTAGCTCGGACGATTTTACGGTTAATTCCCTCTACAGGAGGAACGATTAAATTTAGAAGTAATGATTCGGGGTGGGAAGAGATTTCTAAATTATCGATCAATGATAAAAGACTCCGACGGTTACGACAAAATTTACAAATCGTCTTTCAAAATCCCTACAATTCCCTTAATCCTCGGTTAACCATTGGACAAGCAATTATGGAGCCAATGGTTATTCATAAAAACCCAAAATGGGCAACTCAAAAGCAAAAAATAGAACGGGTTAAAATGGGGTTAGAACGGGTCAAATTAAATCCCAATTGGTATAATCGTTATCCCCATGAATTATCGGGAGGACAACGGCAAAGAGTTTGTATTGCTAGGGCGATTATATTAGATCCTAAATTTATTATTTGTGATGAATCCGTGTCTGCCTTAGATGTTTCCGTACAAGCAGAAGTTTTAAATTTGCTCAAAGATTTACAACAAGAAATGGGGTTAACTTATATCTTTATCTCCCATGATTTAAGTGTCGTTAAATTTATGAGCGATCGAATTATGGTGATGAATAGAGGCCAGTTAGAAGAGATGGGAACAGCCGATGAAATTAT belongs to Gloeothece citriformis PCC 7424 and includes:
- a CDS encoding ABC transporter ATP-binding protein gives rise to the protein MNEPVLEVRNLQVKFTNDHQDVLAVDEISFSVNRGEVLGIVGESGSGKSVTSLAVMGLIPTPGKISGGEIWFRTENEAKPVNLLNVDENIRREYRGGQIAMIFQEPMSSLNPVYTIGFQITEAIRLHQRVNQEQAECQAIDLLQEVKLLASDEQLQEQYLNKIQSTYNPQQGSPQLTQEIKTYIAQQKQAILKRYPHELSGGQLQRVMIAMAISCNPTLLIADEPTTALDVTVQATILNLLRHLCKERNMSMMFISHDLGVIANIADQVAVMYRGKIVENGSIGQILVNPHHPYTKGLLNCRPEIDKVVKKLATVSDYMEEVKDPVTGEMSIEPKQGVTVSSISESEEKQRLIKEQQKRLEKLQKQEDILSVENVRVYFPVKGVFGKAKDVFKAVDDVSFIVKRGETLGLVGESGCGKSTLARTILRLIPSTGGTIKFRSNDSGWEEISKLSINDKRLRRLRQNLQIVFQNPYNSLNPRLTIGQAIMEPMVIHKNPKWATQKQKIERVKMGLERVKLNPNWYNRYPHELSGGQRQRVCIARAIILDPKFIICDESVSALDVSVQAEVLNLLKDLQQEMGLTYIFISHDLSVVKFMSDRIMVMNRGQLEEMGTADEIINHPQKEYTQRLIASIPKFPEELKQSTNQMR